From one Deinococcus detaillensis genomic stretch:
- a CDS encoding NfeD family protein, with the protein MLYLFCLIVGGGLLAFSVIGGHDHDFSGGGGADADAGAEHGLGEVASYFSLRAIISFVAFFGLGGLAARGLGLGGLTQLGFALICGLLVGAFAAVALRLARTRGETDTHASKLEGRVGKVLVAPALGRLGKVEVTVAGQTEQMLARSDDPLLPGASVIVIGIAGGVLDVRAWELHSSVSEGG; encoded by the coding sequence ATGCTGTACCTGTTTTGTTTAATTGTGGGCGGCGGGCTGCTGGCTTTTTCGGTAATCGGCGGCCATGATCACGACTTCAGCGGTGGCGGGGGTGCGGACGCGGATGCGGGCGCTGAACACGGCCTCGGCGAAGTCGCCAGCTATTTTTCGCTGCGGGCCATCATCAGCTTCGTGGCGTTTTTCGGACTGGGCGGATTGGCGGCGCGGGGCCTGGGCCTCGGCGGGCTGACCCAACTCGGCTTCGCGCTGATTTGCGGCTTGCTGGTCGGCGCGTTCGCGGCGGTGGCGTTGCGGCTGGCCCGTACCCGCGGCGAAACCGACACTCACGCCTCCAAACTGGAAGGCCGCGTCGGCAAAGTGCTGGTGGCTCCGGCTTTAGGCCGGCTCGGCAAAGTCGAAGTCACGGTGGCCGGTCAAACCGAGCAGATGCTGGCCCGCAGTGACGACCCGCTGCTGCCCGGCGCGTCGGTGATTGTCATCGGCATAGCCGGCGGCGTGCTGGATGTCCGGGCTTGGGAGCTGCACAGCTCCGTGAGTGAAGGCGGGTGA
- a CDS encoding flotillin family protein — MTGTIVLAAIVLFGIFLVLLMIRTLLIIVPPNKVVVISGRSRITAEGDSVGYRVIRGGRAFRIPLLEKVAWMDLTTIPLDLRVENAYSKGGIPLTVHAVANVKINAHEPQLSNAIERFLDTDRKQLTNIVRDTLEGNLRGVVATLTPEEINEDRLRFAEGLIGEAEHDLGNLGIKLDTLKIQNVSDASGYLDSIGRRQTADVLKEARVAEAERNAEATESEAKARQRAEVAQAISSQAVLEQQNMLRIRTAELGAVAASKENEAKVTAERARVVAEQQLEQERVILNAKRYEADVVAPARAQREAKMLEAQAAAAPIIEEGRAKAEAVRLMTEAFRQAGSEGERAYILNMLPGIVSEFAGAVRGMQIDKITVLDSGSGQATRNAIGTLPGNIVSLIEQVENATGVNLLTALQLRSTPSAAPNVPVSSAND; from the coding sequence ATGACTGGAACCATCGTTCTCGCGGCCATCGTCCTTTTCGGCATCTTCTTGGTGCTGCTGATGATTCGCACCCTGCTGATCATCGTGCCGCCCAACAAAGTGGTGGTCATCTCTGGGCGCTCGCGTATCACTGCTGAGGGCGACTCGGTGGGCTACCGCGTCATTCGCGGCGGGCGAGCCTTCCGCATACCGCTCCTCGAAAAAGTGGCTTGGATGGATCTCACGACCATTCCGCTGGATCTGCGCGTCGAGAATGCCTACTCCAAAGGCGGCATTCCGCTGACAGTTCACGCGGTGGCCAACGTCAAGATCAACGCCCACGAGCCGCAGCTTTCCAACGCCATCGAGCGGTTTCTCGACACCGACCGCAAACAGCTCACCAACATCGTGCGCGACACCTTGGAAGGCAACTTGCGCGGCGTGGTGGCGACCCTGACGCCCGAAGAAATCAACGAAGACCGCCTGCGCTTTGCCGAGGGGCTGATCGGTGAGGCCGAACACGACTTGGGCAACTTGGGCATCAAGCTCGACACCCTCAAGATTCAAAATGTTTCGGACGCTTCGGGATACCTCGACAGCATTGGCCGCCGCCAGACCGCCGACGTGCTCAAAGAAGCCCGCGTGGCCGAGGCCGAGCGCAACGCCGAGGCCACCGAATCCGAGGCCAAAGCCCGGCAGCGTGCAGAAGTGGCGCAGGCCATCAGCTCTCAGGCCGTGCTGGAACAGCAAAACATGCTCCGTATCCGCACCGCCGAGCTGGGCGCAGTGGCCGCTTCCAAGGAAAACGAAGCCAAAGTCACCGCCGAACGCGCCCGCGTGGTGGCCGAGCAGCAACTCGAGCAGGAGCGCGTGATTCTGAACGCCAAGCGCTACGAAGCCGACGTGGTGGCCCCTGCCCGCGCCCAGCGCGAAGCCAAAATGTTGGAGGCCCAAGCCGCCGCCGCGCCGATCATTGAAGAGGGCCGCGCCAAAGCCGAAGCGGTTCGCCTGATGACCGAAGCCTTTCGGCAAGCCGGTAGCGAGGGCGAGCGGGCCTACATCCTCAACATGCTTCCCGGCATCGTTTCCGAGTTTGCCGGTGCGGTGCGCGGAATGCAGATCGACAAGATCACCGTGCTCGATTCGGGTTCGGGTCAGGCCACCCGCAACGCCATCGGCACTCTGCCCGGCAATATCGTCTCGCTGATCGAGCAAGTCGAGAACGCCACAGGCGTGAATCTGCTGACTGCCCTGCAACTCCGCAGCACGCCCAGCGCCGCGCCGAACGTGCCGGTCAGCTCCGCCAACGACTGA
- a CDS encoding organic hydroperoxide resistance protein codes for MTASDQNTDMPKNIYTAQATAKGGRAGHIISSDDRLDLPLSVPAEMGGDGGSGTNPEQLFAAGYAACFQGAMGVVGRRMKVDTEASEVTAQVGLQKAGLAFKLDVELRVKIPGLDRATAEEVVKAAHTVCPYSVATQGNVDVRLVVLD; via the coding sequence ATGACCGCTTCAGATCAAAATACGGATATGCCCAAAAACATCTACACCGCTCAGGCCACCGCCAAAGGGGGCCGCGCCGGACACATCATCAGCAGCGATGACCGCCTTGACCTCCCACTCAGTGTGCCCGCTGAAATGGGCGGCGACGGCGGCAGCGGCACCAACCCCGAACAGCTTTTCGCCGCTGGCTACGCTGCCTGCTTTCAGGGCGCGATGGGCGTGGTGGGCCGCCGCATGAAAGTGGACACCGAAGCAAGCGAAGTCACCGCCCAAGTCGGCCTGCAAAAAGCGGGTCTGGCCTTCAAGCTCGACGTGGAACTCCGCGTCAAAATCCCCGGCCTAGACCGCGCCACCGCCGAAGAAGTCGTCAAGGCTGCCCACACGGTTTGCCCTTACAGCGTGGCGACGCAGGGCAATGTGGACGTTCGTTTGGTGGTCTTAGACTAA
- a CDS encoding NAD(P)/FAD-dependent oxidoreductase — protein sequence MKTIILGAGYAGLAVATKLKPHPDLDVTLVEQNPYHTFETRLHEAAAHNTKVTVPLAPLLRGTGVKLDLAIIAEVNLDTKEVKTKDGPTYKYDNLIVGLGSVTNFYRIPGLAENAAELKELKDADQIFGYVNRTFDAGFVGNRDIVVGGAGLTGVELVTELAQRNESLSKARGIAPFKIYLVEAGPAILPVIDTALRAKAAKVLSDYGIEILTGHRLMQATPDSVTVQTADGNQRVIPAGKIIWTGGIQARDIVKAQNLKKGPGGRIVVDKELRIPEYPEVFVVGDMGLALNEQDKPVPTTAQHAGQQGRLTGDNIMRLVRGEALHPYVPNTLGEFISLGGLMAVGWMKLPWNQKLAITGGLAHVMKRASEWRWRASIE from the coding sequence ATGAAAACCATCATTCTCGGCGCTGGTTACGCGGGCCTCGCGGTGGCGACCAAACTCAAGCCCCACCCCGATCTTGACGTGACCTTGGTGGAGCAAAACCCTTACCACACCTTCGAGACCCGCCTTCACGAAGCGGCGGCCCACAACACCAAAGTGACGGTGCCGCTGGCTCCGCTGCTGCGCGGAACAGGCGTCAAGCTGGATTTGGCGATTATTGCCGAAGTCAACCTCGATACCAAAGAAGTCAAGACCAAAGACGGCCCCACTTACAAGTACGACAATTTGATTGTGGGTTTGGGCTCTGTCACCAACTTCTACCGGATTCCGGGCCTCGCTGAAAACGCCGCCGAACTCAAAGAACTCAAAGACGCCGATCAGATCTTTGGGTATGTCAACCGCACCTTCGACGCGGGCTTCGTCGGCAACCGCGACATCGTGGTGGGCGGCGCGGGCCTGACCGGCGTGGAACTCGTCACCGAGTTGGCCCAGCGCAACGAATCGCTGAGCAAAGCGCGGGGCATTGCGCCGTTCAAAATTTACCTGGTGGAAGCTGGCCCAGCCATTTTGCCGGTGATCGACACGGCGCTCAGGGCCAAAGCGGCCAAGGTGCTCAGCGATTACGGCATTGAAATCCTGACCGGCCACCGCCTGATGCAGGCCACCCCCGACAGCGTCACGGTGCAGACCGCCGACGGCAATCAGCGCGTCATTCCCGCCGGCAAAATCATCTGGACCGGCGGTATTCAGGCCCGCGACATCGTCAAGGCCCAGAACCTCAAAAAAGGCCCCGGCGGGCGCATCGTGGTGGACAAGGAACTGCGTATTCCCGAATACCCCGAAGTGTTCGTGGTGGGCGACATGGGTCTGGCACTCAACGAGCAGGACAAGCCGGTGCCGACCACCGCTCAGCACGCCGGGCAGCAAGGCCGCTTGACCGGCGACAACATCATGCGCCTCGTGCGCGGCGAAGCGCTGCACCCCTACGTGCCCAATACGCTGGGCGAGTTCATCAGCCTCGGCGGCTTGATGGCCGTCGGCTGGATGAAGCTGCCTTGGAACCAAAAGCTGGCCATCACCGGCGGCCTCGCCCACGTGATGAAGCGGGCTTCGGAATGGCGCTGGCGGGCCAGCATCGAGTAA
- the tsaD gene encoding tRNA (adenosine(37)-N6)-threonylcarbamoyltransferase complex transferase subunit TsaD — protein MNAPQSSIQLILGIDTSCDDTGVGVVALHPDGRAEVRANRIWSQTVHARYGGVMPELASREHVERIDAVMEDALSEAGIGVADLGAVAATSGPGLVGALLVGLMYGKGLSQGLGVPFYAAHHLEGHIFAAASEAQTAEFQLTPPYLALVVSGGHTHLFDVVAEGTYQLIGATRDDAAGEAFDKIARLAGLGYPGGPAIAEAAKLGNPKGVAFREPMLGQSGYDFSFSGLKTAALLAHRAGASGSDLAASFQAVAVKHLLKVTLRAAANLGRETVVVSGGVAANSALRGAFGASELRAVFPGKGLNTDNGAMIALAAAAAIRSGRAPSGLDDGAMAYAPLANV, from the coding sequence GTGAACGCCCCGCAGTCCAGCATCCAGCTTATTCTCGGCATCGACACCTCGTGCGACGATACCGGCGTGGGCGTGGTGGCGCTGCACCCCGACGGACGCGCCGAGGTGCGGGCCAACCGCATCTGGAGCCAGACGGTGCATGCCCGCTACGGCGGCGTAATGCCCGAACTTGCCAGCCGCGAGCATGTGGAGCGCATCGACGCCGTGATGGAAGACGCCCTCAGTGAAGCGGGCATCGGCGTGGCCGACCTCGGCGCAGTGGCCGCGACTTCCGGCCCCGGTCTGGTGGGAGCGCTGCTGGTCGGTCTGATGTACGGCAAAGGGCTGTCGCAAGGACTGGGCGTGCCGTTTTACGCCGCTCACCATTTGGAGGGCCACATTTTCGCGGCGGCCAGCGAGGCTCAGACGGCTGAGTTTCAGTTGACGCCGCCCTATTTGGCGCTGGTGGTGTCAGGCGGGCATACCCATTTGTTTGACGTGGTGGCGGAGGGAACGTACCAACTCATCGGCGCGACCCGCGACGACGCGGCGGGTGAGGCCTTCGACAAGATCGCCCGGCTGGCGGGCTTGGGCTATCCGGGCGGCCCTGCCATTGCCGAGGCGGCCAAGTTGGGCAATCCCAAAGGCGTAGCCTTTAGAGAGCCGATGTTGGGCCAGAGCGGCTACGATTTCTCGTTTAGCGGCCTCAAGACGGCGGCGCTGCTGGCTCACCGAGCGGGCGCGAGCGGTTCCGATCTGGCGGCCAGTTTTCAAGCGGTGGCGGTCAAGCACCTGCTCAAAGTCACCTTGCGGGCGGCGGCGAATTTGGGCCGCGAAACGGTGGTGGTGTCGGGCGGCGTGGCGGCCAACTCGGCCCTGCGGGGAGCCTTCGGCGCGTCCGAATTGCGGGCGGTGTTTCCTGGCAAAGGGCTGAACACCGACAACGGCGCGATGATCGCTTTGGCGGCGGCGGCAGCGATCCGTTCAGGCCGAGCGCCGAGCGGCCTAGATGACGGAGCCATGGCTTATGCACCCCTGGCGAACGTTTAG
- the secA gene encoding preprotein translocase subunit SecA: MFRVLNKMFDNNQRDVQRLIKTVVQPVNALEEETKQIEDLAAAFSALRTRVIEGGESLDDVLVPAFALIREASRRSIGKRHYDVQLIGGAALHAGRIAEMRTGEGKTLVATLALAFNALSGKGAHLVTVNDYLVRVGAEEMALLYRALGLTVGVIQRDMTPTQRQAAYACDITYITNSELGFDYLRDNMSQSREQLVLRAETPLHYAIVDEVDSILVDEARTPLIISGAAEKATDQYYVMAKLVKRLVKGEPAEPGKRPEPTGDYTVDEKSKGVHLTEGGITKLERLLSIDDLYSPEQMEKAHMITQALRAKDMYQKDTDYIVNAEGEVVIIDEFTGRSMAGRRYGEGLHQAIEAKENVKIENENQTLATITYQNFFRLYGKFAGMTGTAKTEEKEFLDIYGSDVLVVPTNRPVIRTDGEDLVYRTRNGKYTNVVNEVVEMHKTGRPILIGTVSIDTSELLSRMLKEAGVPHNVLNAKYEAQEASIVAQAGRSNQVTIATNMAGRGTDIKLGGNAEFLLGEALEQNFGISRFAPEAENFLAAVVRKDPQALALGKEIPGVTDAFVQQAQQLNDDMEADHTKVQQVGGLHIIGTERHESRRIDNQLRGRAGRQGDPGSSRFFVSFEDELMRLFANDRVVGMMDRLGMDDTQPIEAKMVTGAIEKAQARVEDRNFSTRKQLLEFDNVMSKQRETVYSQRREVLLGPDEDVEESVEGMIADFVEMKLAEFAPIESDHDDWDVEGLQAAMLDAIPQLEGFDFASLKTRPPEEAHRALLEATADAFDARKVEMGAGTLNQLSRYVLLQVVDQHWKEHLHGMDVLRQGIGLRGYGQRDPFTEYKFEATNMFNEMVDTLKAEVSKFIFRMQVGG; the protein is encoded by the coding sequence ATGTTTCGTGTCCTCAACAAGATGTTTGACAACAATCAGCGCGACGTGCAGCGCCTCATCAAGACGGTGGTGCAGCCGGTCAACGCCCTCGAAGAAGAAACCAAGCAGATCGAAGATCTGGCAGCGGCTTTCTCGGCGCTCAGAACCCGGGTCATAGAGGGCGGCGAGAGCTTAGACGACGTGTTGGTGCCTGCCTTTGCCCTGATCCGTGAAGCCAGCCGCCGCTCGATTGGCAAGCGCCACTACGACGTGCAGCTCATCGGCGGCGCGGCGCTGCACGCGGGCCGAATCGCTGAAATGCGAACCGGAGAAGGCAAAACGCTGGTGGCGACTTTGGCGCTGGCCTTCAATGCCCTCAGCGGCAAGGGTGCCCACCTCGTGACCGTCAACGATTACCTGGTGCGGGTAGGCGCGGAAGAAATGGCTCTGCTGTACCGCGCTTTGGGCCTGACGGTGGGCGTGATTCAGCGCGATATGACCCCCACGCAGCGCCAGGCGGCCTACGCCTGCGACATTACCTACATCACCAACTCCGAACTGGGCTTTGACTACCTGCGCGACAACATGTCGCAGAGCCGCGAACAACTGGTGCTGCGGGCCGAAACGCCGCTGCACTACGCCATCGTGGACGAAGTGGATAGCATCTTGGTCGACGAAGCCCGCACCCCGCTGATTATTTCGGGGGCCGCCGAAAAAGCCACCGACCAGTATTATGTGATGGCCAAATTGGTCAAGCGCCTCGTCAAAGGAGAACCCGCCGAGCCCGGCAAGCGCCCCGAGCCGACCGGCGATTACACCGTGGATGAAAAGAGCAAGGGCGTCCACCTGACTGAAGGTGGCATCACCAAGCTGGAGCGGCTGCTCTCGATTGATGATCTCTACAGCCCCGAGCAGATGGAAAAAGCCCACATGATTACCCAAGCGCTGCGGGCCAAAGACATGTATCAAAAAGACACCGATTACATCGTCAATGCCGAGGGCGAAGTGGTGATCATCGACGAGTTCACGGGGCGCAGCATGGCGGGCCGCCGTTACGGCGAGGGGCTGCACCAAGCCATCGAGGCCAAAGAAAACGTCAAAATCGAAAACGAAAACCAAACGCTGGCGACCATCACCTATCAGAACTTTTTCCGCTTGTACGGCAAGTTCGCGGGCATGACCGGTACCGCCAAGACTGAGGAAAAAGAGTTCCTAGACATCTACGGCTCCGACGTGTTGGTGGTGCCGACCAACAGGCCAGTGATCCGCACTGACGGCGAAGACTTGGTGTACCGCACCCGCAACGGCAAGTACACCAACGTGGTCAACGAAGTCGTCGAGATGCACAAAACAGGACGCCCGATTTTGATCGGCACCGTCAGCATCGATACTTCCGAACTGCTCTCGCGGATGCTCAAGGAAGCGGGTGTGCCGCACAATGTGCTGAACGCCAAATATGAGGCGCAGGAAGCCAGCATCGTGGCGCAGGCGGGGCGCAGCAACCAAGTTACGATTGCCACCAACATGGCCGGACGCGGCACCGACATCAAGCTGGGCGGCAACGCCGAATTCCTGCTGGGCGAGGCGCTGGAGCAAAACTTCGGAATCAGCCGCTTTGCTCCCGAAGCCGAGAACTTCCTGGCGGCAGTTGTCCGCAAAGACCCGCAGGCGCTGGCACTCGGCAAAGAAATTCCGGGTGTCACCGACGCCTTCGTGCAGCAGGCCCAGCAACTCAACGACGATATGGAAGCCGACCACACCAAAGTCCAGCAAGTCGGCGGCCTGCATATCATCGGCACTGAGCGCCACGAATCGCGCCGGATCGACAACCAGTTGCGCGGACGCGCCGGACGGCAAGGCGATCCGGGTTCGAGCCGCTTCTTCGTGTCGTTTGAAGACGAACTGATGCGCCTATTCGCCAATGACCGCGTCGTGGGTATGATGGACAGGCTCGGCATGGACGATACCCAGCCGATCGAAGCCAAAATGGTCACCGGGGCCATTGAGAAGGCGCAGGCCCGCGTGGAAGACCGCAACTTCTCGACCCGCAAGCAACTCCTCGAATTCGACAACGTGATGAGCAAGCAGCGCGAGACGGTCTACTCGCAGCGCCGCGAAGTGCTGCTGGGGCCCGACGAGGACGTGGAAGAAAGCGTGGAAGGCATGATCGCCGACTTCGTGGAAATGAAGCTGGCCGAGTTCGCGCCCATCGAATCCGACCACGATGACTGGGACGTGGAAGGCTTGCAAGCCGCTATGCTCGACGCCATTCCGCAGCTCGAGGGCTTTGATTTTGCCAGCCTCAAGACCCGCCCGCCCGAGGAAGCCCACCGCGCCCTCTTGGAAGCCACCGCCGACGCCTTCGACGCCCGCAAGGTCGAAATGGGCGCGGGCACGCTCAACCAGCTCTCGCGCTACGTGCTGCTGCAAGTGGTCGATCAGCACTGGAAAGAGCACCTGCACGGCATGGACGTGTTGCGTCAGGGCATCGGCCTGCGCGGTTACGGCCAGCGCGACCCGTTTACCGAATACAAGTTCGAGGCCACCAACATGTTCAACGAAATGGTGGACACCCTCAAGGCCGAGGTCAGCAAGTTTATTTTCAGAATGCAGGTCGGCGGCTAA
- a CDS encoding GNAT family N-acetyltransferase, whose product MPLYPALTGTTANGAAFSLARLRREDLPQIIEPFQNLELTTYLRGYGFTASEAEQAEWLESALKNSPNQTMFGIYDASETLIGSAALRDIDDRSGTAELGVAIYQPRDWGAGYGSAATRLICQYGAFHLGLYNIMLKVFAFNERAIRTYQKVGFREIGRRTGAVRLGRERFDEVYMELLTDELDTSELRAQLQQMQ is encoded by the coding sequence ATGCCCCTTTACCCCGCCTTGACCGGAACCACAGCCAATGGAGCCGCCTTCAGCTTGGCCCGCCTGCGCCGCGAAGACTTGCCGCAGATCATTGAGCCGTTTCAAAATCTGGAGCTGACCACCTACCTGCGCGGTTACGGCTTCACGGCCAGCGAGGCCGAGCAAGCCGAGTGGTTAGAATCGGCCCTCAAGAACTCACCGAATCAAACCATGTTCGGTATTTACGACGCCTCCGAAACCCTGATCGGCAGCGCGGCCCTACGCGACATTGATGACCGCAGCGGCACGGCGGAACTGGGCGTCGCCATTTACCAGCCGCGCGACTGGGGCGCGGGCTACGGCTCGGCGGCCACGCGGCTGATTTGCCAGTACGGAGCCTTTCACTTGGGCCTTTACAACATCATGCTCAAGGTGTTCGCCTTCAACGAGCGGGCCATTCGGACTTATCAGAAAGTCGGCTTCCGCGAAATCGGGCGGCGCACGGGCGCGGTGCGGCTGGGCAGAGAGCGCTTTGACGAGGTGTATATGGAACTGCTGACGGACGAGCTGGACACCAGCGAACTCAGGGCGCAGCTTCAGCAAATGCAGTAA
- a CDS encoding P-loop NTPase family protein, translated as MPAPLPLPLHCVLVIGTTGSGKTTLARQLAAHLNVPHAEQDAWNHLPNWQEAPLAEFRAQVERFTAQEAWVMDGNYSKAQDIGWARADSVVWLDYSGWVVFWQLLRRTLRRMASGEELWNGNREDWRTLLKKDGILAWFFRTHWRNRRRMPPKIATYPHLQVVRLSSPSECERWLRALKDESVSQAPASPLS; from the coding sequence ATGCCTGCACCTCTCCCCTTACCCCTTCACTGCGTTCTCGTCATCGGCACGACCGGCAGCGGTAAAACCACATTGGCCCGGCAGTTGGCAGCCCACTTGAACGTGCCGCACGCCGAGCAGGACGCTTGGAACCACCTGCCCAACTGGCAAGAAGCGCCACTAGCTGAATTTCGGGCGCAGGTGGAGCGCTTCACGGCGCAGGAAGCCTGGGTGATGGACGGCAATTACAGCAAAGCCCAAGACATCGGCTGGGCGCGGGCCGACAGTGTGGTTTGGCTGGATTACTCGGGCTGGGTGGTGTTCTGGCAACTCTTGCGGCGTACCCTGCGGCGAATGGCTAGCGGCGAGGAACTTTGGAACGGCAACCGCGAAGACTGGCGCACCCTGCTCAAAAAAGACGGGATTTTGGCTTGGTTTTTTAGAACGCACTGGCGCAACCGCCGCCGGATGCCCCCAAAAATCGCCACGTATCCACATTTGCAAGTCGTTCGGCTGAGCAGTCCAAGCGAGTGCGAGAGATGGCTGCGGGCGCTGAAAGATGAATCAGTCAGCCAAGCGCCAGCTTCTCCCCTATCCTGA